The following proteins are encoded in a genomic region of Triticum dicoccoides isolate Atlit2015 ecotype Zavitan chromosome 1B, WEW_v2.0, whole genome shotgun sequence:
- the LOC119319641 gene encoding protein Rf1, mitochondrial-like — MSLIHLHLHRRLFSSTARPSRPSRAWSPHAAFAAATERVRAGNFSWEDAHNLFDELLRRATPVPKRSLDGFLAALARAHASEACRDGPALALALFNLVCRDESGARVAPPTIFSYGILMNCCCRAHCPDLGLAFFGRLLRTGLKADLIVANTLLKCLCHAKRTDEAVNVLLHRMSKLGCVPDTFSYNIVLKSLCDNGMSQQALDLLHMMAKEGGGCPPDVVAYSTVIHGFFKEGETGKACNLFHEMMHQGVEPNVWTYSSIIDALCKARAMDKTELVLQQMVNKGVQPDNVTYNCMIHGYSTSGRWKEAVKLFREMKSRGLIPDISTCNSLMTYLCKHGRSKEGAEFFDAMTAKGHRDVISYCILLHGYANEGCFADMIDLFNSMERNGIAANCYVFNILINGYAKCGMTDEAMLIFTEMWEKGVSPNVVTYSTVIAALSRMGRLTDSMDKFNQMIAMGIQPNTAVYHSLIQGCLMHGGLVKAKELMFDMMNKGIPRPNIVFFSSVINSLCKEGRVMDAHAVFDLAIGIGERPDVITFNSLIDGYCLVGKMDTAFKILDVMESVGVEPDVVTYSALLDGYFKNRRIDDALTFFREMPCKRIKPNTVTYGIMLGGLFRAGRTVAAMKMFHEMIESGATVRISTYNIILGGLCQTNCVDEAIALFQKLRAMNVKFNIETLNTMINAMYKVQRKEEAKDLFAAIPASGLVPNESTYAVMIRNLLKDGAVEDADNMFSSMDNSGIVPSSRLINDIIRMLLEKGEIAKAGNYLSKVDGKSISLEASTTSLMLSLFSRKGKHLEDIKLLPAKYQFFDGFG, encoded by the coding sequence ATGTCTCtcatccacctccacctccaccgccgcctctTCTCCTCCACCGCGCGGCCCTCGCGACCCTCGCGTGCCTGGTCTCCCCACGCCGCCTTTGCTGCGGCCACGGAGCGCGTCCGCGCCGGGAATTTCAGCTGGGAAGACGCACACAACCTGTTCGACGAATTGCTACGGCGGGCCACCCCGGTCCCCAAGCGCTCCCTCGACGGCTTCCTTGCCGCCCTCGCCCGTGCGCACGCCTCCGAAGCCTGCAGAGATGGTCCCGCCCTCGCCCTCGCTCTCTTCAACCTCGTCTGCCGGGATGAATCCGGCGCGCGGGTGGCACCGCCCACAATCTTCTCGTACGGCATTCTCATGAACTGCTGCTGTCGTGCGCATTGCCCGGACCTAGGGCTAGCCTTCTTCGGGCGCCTCCTCAGGACGGGCCTGAAGGCTGACCTGATAGTCGCCAACACCCTCCTTAAGTGTCTCTGCCACGCGAAACGGACGGATGAGGCTGTGAACGTGCTGCTTCATAGGATGTCCAAGCTCGGCTGTGTGCCTGATACCTTCTCATACAACATTGTTCTCAAGAGCTTATGCGACAATGGCATGAGCCAGCAGGCGCTCGACCTGCTCCATATGATGGCGAAAGAAGGAGGTGGCTGCCCCCCTGACGTGGTGGCGTATAGCACAGTCATCCATGGCTTCTTTAAGGAAGGTGAAACAGGCAAGGCATGCAATCTGTTCCATGAAATGATGCATCAAGGTGTTGAGCCCAATGTGTGGACATATAGTTCAATCATTGATGCATTGTGCAAGGCCAGAGCAATGGACAAGACAGAGCTAGTGCTTCAGCAGATGGTTAACAAAGGTGTTCAACCCGATAATGTGACATATAATTGCATGATCCATGGATATTCCACATCTGGGAGGTGGAAAGAGGCTGTTAAATTGTTTAGAGAAATGAAAAGCCGGGGCCTTATACCAGATATTTCTACTTGCAACTCCTTAATGACTTACCTTTGTAAGCATGGAAGAAGCAAAGAAGGTGCAGAATTTTTTGATGCCATGACTGCCAAAGGGCACAGAGATGTCATCTCCTACTGTATTTTGCTTCATGGGTATGCCAATGAAGGATGCTTTGCTGATATGATTGATCTCTTTAATTCAATGGAAAGAAACGGTATTGCTGCCAACTGCTATGTTTTCAACATATTAATTAATGGATATGCTAAATGTGGAATGACGGATGAAGCTATGCTGATATTTACAGAAATGTGGGAAAAAGGAGTGAGTCCCAATGTAGTCACATATTCCACTGTAATAGCTGCACTTTCCAGGATGGGTAGGTTGACTGATTCTATGGACAAATTTAATCAGATGATTGCCATGGGAATTCAGCCAAACACAGCTGTTTATCACTCCCTAATTCAGGGTTGTCTTATGCATGGTGGCTTGGTTAAAGCTAAGGAGCTGATGTTTGATATGATGAACAAAGGTATTCCTCGTCCTAACATTGTTTTCTTCAGTTCAGTAATAAACAGTCTGTGCAAAGAAGGAAGGGTTATGGATGCACATGCTGTCTTTGACTTGGCTATAGGCATAGGTGAGAGGCCTGATGTCATTACATTTAATTCACTGATTGACGGATATTGCTTAGTTGGGAAGATGGATACAGCATTCAAAATACTTGATGTCATGGAATCAGTTGGTGTTGAGCCTGATGTTGTTACTTATAGTGCACTTCTTGATGGCTATTTTAAAAACAGAAGGATTGATGATGCTTTGACTTTTTTTAGAGAAATGCCATGTAAGAGAATTAAACCTAACACTGTTACATATGGCATCATGTTGGGTGGGTTGTTTCGTGCTGGGAGAACTGTTGCTGCAATGAAAATGTTCCATGAGATGATTGAAAGTGGAGCAACAGTGCGCATTTCCACATACAATATAATACTTGGAGGTCTTTGTCAAACTAATTGTGTAGACGAAGCGATTGCACTGTTCCAGAAATTACGAGCAATGAATGTGAAGTTCAATATTGAAACACTCAATACCATGATTAATGCAATGTACAAGGTTCAAAGAAAAGAAGAAGCTAAGGATTTGTTTGCTGCAATACCAGCTAGTGGGTTGGTGCCCAATGAATCTACTTATGCAGTAATGATAAGAAATCTTCTAAAAGACGGAGCAGTGGAAGATGCTGACAATATGTTTTCATCAATGGACAACAGTGGTATCGTTCCCAGTTCCCGTCTTATAAATGATATCATCAGAATGTTGTTGGAAAAAGGTGAGATAGCTAAGGCTGGAAATTATTTGTCTAAAGTTGATGGGAAGAGTATCTCACTTGAAGCGtcaactacctcattgatgttgtcTCTCTTTTCAAGGAAAGGGAAACATCTGGAGGATATTAAGTTGCTCCCAGCAAAGTATCAATTTTTCGATGGATTTGGTTGA